In Pseudoliparis swirei isolate HS2019 ecotype Mariana Trench chromosome 9, NWPU_hadal_v1, whole genome shotgun sequence, a genomic segment contains:
- the fance gene encoding Fanconi anemia group E protein — protein MFLSRFDGPTKLLVRSLLCGPAGAHRALDVFQRQQRVHPDMSLCRFMETLCHDEVTSSPPDEAQPLTVKPLVCLFPALFQHNLLSFIHLVHSVLPRTTVLRLLNCLSQDPHPSPWVMALVRQLERNFGTHNNPLYTPLCSQRLEALSKNLVGFGKTGGWAMCYSGPTVDSGSQHASGSSELGTQRKRKGSVLTLDSECEETGQQSKRMKMEDCGRERSAKEETERLESEAPAETLGEELQAAPDGPCEALPEHITAFVLQIKELLESQTEWDQISMDVFEVLNNCDPGQVEVLCSMLSFPDLPEQTLPNLCSSILAPALDFSYSTAATLIKSLLLQKVLALSEPASRCLVTAVTSLCSRYPRPTCHALIGPLLEEKNMGNLQADLLNRLIEGCLDSHYRLQVLQMTFKRSWTEAVLSVIHSLLDSKPDFSEELFTQFTEQLFSQSPQFTKSVKFAKMMLTVLTKYNCHMTPAHKHSLEGCLMANETFLKKSLQAAWRRITQP, from the exons ATGTTTCTGAGTCGGTTTGACGGGCCAACGAAGCTGCTGGTCCGGTCGCTCCTGTGTGGACCCGCCGGTGCACACAGAGCTCTGGACGTCTTCCAGCGGCAGCAGCGAGTCCACCCGGACATGTCGCTGTGTCGCTTCATGGAGACCCTGTGTCACGACGAAGTGACCAGCTCTCCGCCTGACGAAGCCCAGCCGCTAACTGT TAAGCCCCTGGTGTGCCTGTTCCCAGCATTATTTCAACACAACCTGCTCTCCTTCATCCATCTGGTCCACTCGGTTCTTCCTCGAACAACTGTTCTTCGTCTTCTCAACTGCCTCAGCCAGGACCCTCATCCAAGCCCCTGGGTCATGGCTCTGGTTAGACAGCTGGAAAGAAACTTTGGGACCCACAATAACCCTCTGTACACTCCACTGTGCAGCCAGAGACTCGAGGCGCTGTCAAAGAATTTAGTTGGTTTTGGTAAGACCGGAGGATGGGCCATGTGCTACAGCGGTCCAACAGTGGACTCTGGTTCTCAACATGCATCTGGGTCATCAGAGCTGGGGACACAACGGAAAAGAAAAGGCAGCGTTCTCACTCTGGACTCAGAATGTGAGGAAACGGGACAGCAGAGTAAACGGATGAAGATGGAAGACTGTGGTCGTGAACGGAGCGCAAAAGAAGAGACGGAAAGATTGGAAAGTGAGGCTCCAGCAGAAACCCTTGGTGAAGAACTGCAGGCAGCACCGGACGGTCCATGTGAAGCCCTGCCTGAACATATCACG GCATTTGTTCTTCAAATAAAAGAACTACTGGAAAGTCAGACAGAG TGGGACCAGATCTCCATGGATGTGTTCGAAGTGTTGAACAACTGTGACCCTGGCCAA GTGGAGGTGTTATGCAGCATGCTGAGTTTTCCTGACTTACCGGAGCAAACTCTGCCAAACTTGTGCAGCAGTATTTTGGCTCCTGCTCTTGACTTCAGCTACAGCACGGCAGCGACACTCATCAAGAGCCTCCTGCTGCAGAAG GTCCTGGCTCTGTCAGAACCGGCCTCCAGATGTTTAGTCACTGCAGTGACGTCACTGTGTAGCCGCTATCCCAGACCAACGTGCCACGCTCTGATCGGACCACTTCTAGAGGAAAAGAACATGG GGAACTTGCAGGCTGATCTGCTAAACAGACTAATAGAAGGCTGCCTGGATTCTCATTACAGACTGCAGGTGCTTCA AATGACTTTCAAGAGATCTTGGACTGAGGCTGTGCTCTCCGTTATCCACAGCTTGCTGGACTCAAAG CCTGACTTCAGTGAAGAACTGTTCACACAGTTCACTGAACAGCTCTTCAGCCAGAGTCCTCAATTCACAAAGTCTGTGAAGTTTGCAAAAATGATGCTAACAGTCCTCACCAAATATAACTGTCAT ATGACAcctgcacacaaacactcccTGGAAGGCTGCTTGATGGCAAATGAGACTTTCCTGAAAAAGTCTCTCCAAGCTGCTTGGAGAAGAATCACACAACCGTGA
- the mkrn4 gene encoding makorin, ring finger protein, 4: MEVHWRDARSAQRMDSARGRSICRHFMNGSCRFGQRCIYQHELPQQRICWYFQKGGCWYGEQCWYRHVLQPDFDAAIAGRRGSVPMVSVRVAYAPPERRGSEPALLQAELLTRQECNGSQSVVNELNSHHGIWLLAANIAEEQSQDADTPLTASWESVQSSEVAQASDGRNEKETFNETIEDGAAAAAFSPREHIEETEAFLQSENVTCGICMDKVYDAKDSRSNLFGLLPNCNHSFCLQCIMTWRKTKDLGADVVKSCPQCRVRSAFYVPNKLWVEGRAKEIVIAAFKEKFSMKICNYYSRGLRCPFHAECLYRHDKPACRGLFPRERD; the protein is encoded by the exons ATGGAGGTCCATTGGCGTGATGCTCGGAGCGCACAGAGGATGGACTCGGCCCGTGGTCGAAGTATCTGCAG GCATTTCATGAATGGCTCATGCCGATTTGGTCAAAGATGTATTTACCAACATGAATTGCCACAACAAAGAATATGTTGGTACTTTCAGAAAGGTGGATGCTGGTATGGAGAACAATGCTG GTATCGCCATGTCCTTCAACCTGACTTTGATGCAGCTATTGCTGGAAGAAGAGGTTCAGTGCCTATGGTTTCCGTCAGAGTGGCTTACGCTCCACCGGAAAGAAGAGGGTCCGAGCCTGCCCTTCTGCAGGCCGAGCTGCTGACCAGGCAGGAATGCAATGGATCACAGTCGGTGGTTAATGAATTAAATTCTCATCATGGCATTTGGCTCCTGGCAGCAAATATTGCTGAGGAACAATCGCAAG ATGCAGACACTCCTCTCACTGCTTCTTGGGAATCAGTCCAGAGCTCAGAAGTTGCTCAAGCATCTGATGGAAGAAATGAGAAG GAGACTTTCAATGAAACGATAGAGGATGGTGCAGCTGCTGCAGCCTTCAGTCCCCGTGAGCATATAGAGGAAACGGAGGCCTTCCTCCAGAGTGAAAATGTGACCTGTGGCATCTGCATGGACAAGGTGTACGACGCGAAGGATTCAAGAAGCAATCTTTTTGGACTCTTGCCCAACTGCAATCACTCCTTCTGTTTACAATGCATCATGACctggaggaaaacaaaagaCCTCGGGGCAGATGTTGTCAA GAGCTGCCCACAGTGTCGAGTGAGGTCTGCCTTTTACGTGCCAAACAAACTCTGGGTTGAAGGAAGAGCAAAGGAAATCGTAATTGCTGCCTTCAAAGAGAAATTTAG TATGAAAATATGCAATTACTACAGCCGAGGCCTGCGCTGTCCCTTCCATGCGGAATGCCTTTATCGGCATGACAAACCTGCCTGTCGCGGGTTAtttcccagagagagagactga
- the ppardb gene encoding peroxisome proliferator-activated receptor delta b isoform X1, producing the protein MEGQRKDQHDKVNGHSKPKSPQDSADVRWTPPKGKFGGSNRCGGTSVSELTDRQELKAKQREDEEEKEVVPPSEGLKGDQRKKEKESLDKEENNHSKQNSSAASTYTDLSHTSSPSLSEQLRLGREDSTGSGISVECKVCGDKASGFHYGVHACEGCKGFFRRTVRMKLEYDRCERSCKIQKKNRNKCQYCRFQKCLSLGMSHDAIRYGRMPEVERKKLVAGLLAEELNLSKPGGSDLKTLAKQVNAAYLKNLLMTKKRARSILSGKTSSISPFVIHDMDTLWKAEGGLVWRQLVHGAPLAKEIGVHVFYRCQCTTVETVRELTEFAKSIPGFVDLYLNDQVTLLKYGVHEAIFAMLPSLMNKDGLLVANGKGFVTREFLRSLRKPFSEIMEPKFEFAVKFNALDLDDSDLALFVAAIILCGDRPGLMNVEQVEQSQDNILQALDLHLQSNHSDSAYLFPKLLQKMADLRQLVTENVQLVQKIKKTESETSLHPLLQEIYKDMY; encoded by the exons ATGGAAGGACAGCGGAAGGACCAGCACGACAAGGTGAACGGCCACAGCAAGCCCAAATCGCCCCAGGACTCGGCTGATGTCAGGTGGACGCCACCCAAGGGAAAGTTTGGTGGTTCAAACCGCTGCGGGGGGACCAGTGTGTCAGAACTGACAGACCGGCAAGAGTTAAAGGCCAAGCAAagggaggacgaagaggagaaggaggtagTTCCTCCCTCTGAAGGCCTGAAGGGGGAccagaggaaaaaagagaaagagagtctGGATAAGGAGGAAAACAATCACAGCAAGCAGAACAGCAGTGCAGCTTCCACCTACACAG aCTTGTCTCATACCTCGTCACCCTCGCTGTCAGAACAGCTGCGTCTTGGCCGAGAAGACAGCACAGGGTCTGGGATCAGCGTGGAGTGTAAGGTCTGCGGGGACAAGGCCTCTGGCTTTCACTATGGGGTGCATGCCTGTGAGGGTTGCAAG GGCTTTTTCCGTCGAACCGTGCGAATGAAACTGGAATATGATCGCTGTGAGCGTTCCTGCAAGATTCAGAAGAAGAATCGTAACAAGTGCCAATATTGTCGCTTTCAGAAGTGCCTGTCTTTGGGAATGTCGCATGATG CGATCCGATATGGACGTATGCctgaggtggagaggaagaagCTGGTGGCAGGCCTGCTTGCTGAAGAACTGAATCTTAGCAAACCAGGGGGCTCCGACCTGAAGACCTTGGCCAAACAAGTCAACGCAGCCTACCTGAAGAACCTCCTTATGACCAAGAAGAGGGCCCGCAGCATCCTGTCAGGCAAAACCAGCAGCATCTCG CCGTTTGTGATCCACGACATGGACACACTGTGGAAGGCAGAAGGTGGTTTGGTGTGGAGGCAGCTAGTTCACGGCGCGCCCCTTGCCAAGGAGATCGGGGTTCATGTGTTCTACCGCTGCCAATGCACCACCGTGGAGACGGTGCGAGAGCTCACTGAGTTTGCCAAGAGCATTCCGGGGTTTGTGGACCTCTACCTTAATGACCAG GTCACTTTGCTGAAGTATGGTGTGCATGAGGCTATTTTTGCCATGCTGCCCTCTCTCATGAACAAGGATGGACTGTTGGTGGCCAATGGTAAAGGCTTTGTGACCAGGGAGTTCCTGCGCAGCTTAAGAAAACCCTTCAGTGAGATCATGGAGCCCAAGTTTGAGTTTGCTGTCAAGTTTAATGCTCTGGATCTGGATGACAGCGACCTGGCCCTGTTTGTCGCTGCCATTATTCTCTGTGGAG ATCGTCCCGGGCTAATGAACGtagagcaggtggagcagagtCAGGACAACATCCTTCAGGCCCTGGACCTCCACCTACAATCAAACCACTCTGACTCAGCCTACCTCTTCCCCAAGCTGCTGCAGAAGATGGCCGACCTTCGTCAGCTAGTTACTGAGAACGTTCAACTTGTCCAAAAGATCAAAAAGACGGAGTCGGAGACCTCGCTCCACCCTCTACTACAGGAGATCTACAAAGACATGTATTAG
- the ppardb gene encoding peroxisome proliferator-activated receptor delta b isoform X2 codes for MKLEYDRCERSCKIQKKNRNKCQYCRFQKCLSLGMSHDAIRYGRMPEVERKKLVAGLLAEELNLSKPGGSDLKTLAKQVNAAYLKNLLMTKKRARSILSGKTSSISPFVIHDMDTLWKAEGGLVWRQLVHGAPLAKEIGVHVFYRCQCTTVETVRELTEFAKSIPGFVDLYLNDQVTLLKYGVHEAIFAMLPSLMNKDGLLVANGKGFVTREFLRSLRKPFSEIMEPKFEFAVKFNALDLDDSDLALFVAAIILCGDRPGLMNVEQVEQSQDNILQALDLHLQSNHSDSAYLFPKLLQKMADLRQLVTENVQLVQKIKKTESETSLHPLLQEIYKDMY; via the exons ATGAAACTGGAATATGATCGCTGTGAGCGTTCCTGCAAGATTCAGAAGAAGAATCGTAACAAGTGCCAATATTGTCGCTTTCAGAAGTGCCTGTCTTTGGGAATGTCGCATGATG CGATCCGATATGGACGTATGCctgaggtggagaggaagaagCTGGTGGCAGGCCTGCTTGCTGAAGAACTGAATCTTAGCAAACCAGGGGGCTCCGACCTGAAGACCTTGGCCAAACAAGTCAACGCAGCCTACCTGAAGAACCTCCTTATGACCAAGAAGAGGGCCCGCAGCATCCTGTCAGGCAAAACCAGCAGCATCTCG CCGTTTGTGATCCACGACATGGACACACTGTGGAAGGCAGAAGGTGGTTTGGTGTGGAGGCAGCTAGTTCACGGCGCGCCCCTTGCCAAGGAGATCGGGGTTCATGTGTTCTACCGCTGCCAATGCACCACCGTGGAGACGGTGCGAGAGCTCACTGAGTTTGCCAAGAGCATTCCGGGGTTTGTGGACCTCTACCTTAATGACCAG GTCACTTTGCTGAAGTATGGTGTGCATGAGGCTATTTTTGCCATGCTGCCCTCTCTCATGAACAAGGATGGACTGTTGGTGGCCAATGGTAAAGGCTTTGTGACCAGGGAGTTCCTGCGCAGCTTAAGAAAACCCTTCAGTGAGATCATGGAGCCCAAGTTTGAGTTTGCTGTCAAGTTTAATGCTCTGGATCTGGATGACAGCGACCTGGCCCTGTTTGTCGCTGCCATTATTCTCTGTGGAG ATCGTCCCGGGCTAATGAACGtagagcaggtggagcagagtCAGGACAACATCCTTCAGGCCCTGGACCTCCACCTACAATCAAACCACTCTGACTCAGCCTACCTCTTCCCCAAGCTGCTGCAGAAGATGGCCGACCTTCGTCAGCTAGTTACTGAGAACGTTCAACTTGTCCAAAAGATCAAAAAGACGGAGTCGGAGACCTCGCTCCACCCTCTACTACAGGAGATCTACAAAGACATGTATTAG
- the LOC130199156 gene encoding differentially expressed in FDCP 6 homolog — translation MDLRSELLKSIWYGFTALDLEKSGKVSKSQLKVLSHNLCTVLSIPHDPVALEEHFRDDDDGPVSSQGYMPYLNKYILDKVIEGSFNKENVDELCWTLTAKKNYQTDKTSSTVLPEKDAFRLWCLFNFLSEDKYPLVMVPDEVEYLLKKICMSMSIEFNCVELDDFFSQDSVQQSGITVWVFLEMMNSGKMTRGIDKSIVSMTIEEVYREIVGDVLKEGYLWKKGQLRRNWKERWFTLRPSNLSYYTGEDRQDCQGNIVLDGNCCVEVLPDRDGKRCMFCLKTLSKTYEMSASDTKQRQEWTTAIQTAIRLHVEGKTSLHKDLKLKRREQREQREKRQHSKEEELQRLRALQEERERKLAELDRLKEAQKQAQVLLEQDEQRRRQQHEQLQRALEVQLREAEEARVSMQAEMVLKEEEAERQRKRIKELEEMQKRLEEALQQEIKARLDDEAFRYAQAGLLAEEEEKMKALMSLQEEQEEYILKTQREKQELKQEMEVKSRSLDEAQRQLEEVRANRHRVDQDVVASQRKLRLASTNVKHWNVQMNRLMRPIGPGEKRPSLGSAYSSFQIPTQRDPGLRLRGRSGSEDQDEKSKENVDNGAGSDLEKRHSHASNGNMDIP, via the exons ATGGACCTGCGGTCTGAGCTGCTCAAGTCCATTTGGTACGGTTTCACAGCCCTGGATTTGGAGAAGAGTGGCAAGGTGTCCAAGTCTCAGCTGAAG GTGCTGTCCCACAACCTGTGCACAGTCTTGAGTATCCCACACGATCCAGTAGCTTTGGAGGAGCACTTCAGGGATGACGATGATGGTCCAGTTTCTAGTCAGGGTTACATGCCTTACCTCAACAAATACATCCTGGACAAG GTCATTGAGGGCTCTTTTAATAAGGAAAACGTAGATGAGCTCTGTTGGACACTTACGGCAAAAAAGAACTACCAGACGGACAAAACCAGTAGCACTGTTCTGCCAGAGAAGGATGCTTTTCGGCTCTGGTGCCTTTTTAATTTTCTCTCTGAAGACAAGTACCCATTGGTTATGGTCCCTGACGAG GTGGAGTACCTGCTCAAGAAGATATGTATGTCTATGAGTATTGAGTTCAACTGTGTTGAATTAGACGACTTCTTCTCCCAAGACTCAGTGCAGCAGAGCGGCATTACTGTTTGGGTTTTTCTGGAGATGATGAACTCGGGGAAGATGACCAGAGGAATTGATAAGAGCATAGTCAGCATGACTATAGAGGAAGTATACAGGGAGATAGTGGGTGATGTCCTCAAAGAG GGTTATCTGTGGAAGAAAGGCCAGCTGAGGAGAAACTGGAAGGAACGCTGGTTCACCTTAAGGCCGAGCAACTTGTCCTATTACACTGGGGAGGACCGCCAAGACTGTCAGGGCAACATAGTGCTGGATGGGAACTGCTGTGTGGAG GTGCTACCAGACCGAGACGGGAAAAGGTGCATGTTTTGTCTGAAAACCCTCTCCAAGACTTACGAGATGAGCGCCTCAGACACCAAACAGAGGCAGGAGTGGACTACAG CCATTCAAACCGCCATCAGGCTGCACGTGGAGGGGAAAACATCCCTCCACAAAGACCTGAAGCTGAAGCGCCGTGAACAGCGGGAGCAGCGGGAGAAGAGACAACACTCCAAGGAGGAGGAACTGCAGAGGTTGCGGGCCTTGCAGGAGGAACGGGAACGTAAACTGGCAGAGCTGGATCGCCTGAAAGAGGCGCAAAAGCAGGCTCAGGTCCTCCTGGAGCAGGACGAGCAGAGGAGGCGACAGCAGCACGAACAGCTCCAGCGGGCCTTGGAGGTCCAGCTGCGAGAGGCTGAGGAG GCTCGGGTTAGTATGCAGGCAGAGATGGTtctgaaagaggaggaggcagagaggcagaggaagcGGAtcaaggagctggaggagatgcAGAAGCGTTTGgaagaggcgctgcagcagGAGATCAAAGCCAGGCTGGACGACGAGGCCTTCCGCTATGCTCAAGCAGG GTTActggccgaggaggaggagaaaatgaAGGCCCTGATGTCCctgcaggaggaacaggaggagtaCATCCTGAAGACACAGAGGGAGAAGCAGGAGCTCAAACAGGAAATGGAGGTCAAGTCACGATCCCTGGACGAGGCTCAGAGGCAGCTGGAGGAGGTCCGCGCCAACAGGCACAGGGTTGACCAGGATGTGGTG GCTTCCCAGCGGAAGCTTCGCCTGGCGAGCACCAACGTCAAACACTGGAACGTCCAGATGAACCGACTGATGCGGCCAATCGGACCGGGCG AGAAGAGACCGTCGCTAGGAAGCGCCTACTCAAGCTTCCAGATCCCGACCCAGAGAGATCCCGGGCTGCGCCTCAGAGGGAGATCAGGATCAGAGGATCAGGACGAGAAGagcaaagaaaatgttgacaACGGTGCTGGAAGTGATTTAGAAAAACGCCACTCCCATGCCTCTAACGGAAACATGGACATCCCCTAG